One segment of Pseudodesulfovibrio sp. 5S69 DNA contains the following:
- a CDS encoding mechanosensitive ion channel family protein: MDINISQLTDTIVAYVTQYGLRIIVALLIFIIGRIIAKALANGIKKSLIKAKVDETLAVFLKNITYYALIAAVVIAALGQAGINVTSFLAVLGAAGLAVGLALKDSLSNFAAGVMLILLKFFKKGDYVTAGGQSGTVTAINIFNTVLTTPDNKVITVPNSAVLGGTITNVTANDTRRVDMTFGIGYDDDLLKAKKTLERIVSEEPRVLAEPAPVIQVMELADSSVNFVVRPWCKTSDYWGVYFALTEKVKLVFDQEGISIPYPQQDVHIYPTGGDAE; this comes from the coding sequence ATGGACATCAATATCTCCCAACTGACCGATACCATTGTCGCTTACGTCACCCAGTACGGGCTGCGGATTATCGTGGCCCTGCTCATATTCATTATCGGGCGGATCATCGCCAAGGCCCTGGCCAACGGGATCAAGAAGAGCCTGATCAAAGCCAAGGTGGACGAGACGCTGGCCGTGTTCCTCAAAAACATCACCTATTACGCATTGATCGCCGCGGTGGTCATCGCGGCGCTCGGCCAGGCGGGCATCAACGTGACCAGCTTCCTGGCCGTACTCGGCGCCGCCGGTTTGGCCGTCGGCTTGGCCCTCAAGGACTCCCTGTCCAACTTTGCGGCGGGCGTCATGCTCATCCTGCTCAAGTTCTTCAAGAAGGGCGACTACGTCACCGCAGGCGGCCAGTCCGGCACGGTCACGGCCATCAACATCTTCAACACCGTGCTGACCACCCCGGACAACAAGGTCATCACCGTGCCCAACTCCGCCGTGCTCGGGGGGACCATCACCAACGTGACGGCCAACGACACCCGGCGCGTGGACATGACCTTCGGCATCGGCTACGACGACGACCTGCTCAAGGCCAAGAAGACCCTGGAGCGCATCGTGTCCGAGGAACCGCGCGTCCTGGCCGAGCCCGCCCCGGTCATCCAGGTCATGGAGTTGGCCGACTCCTCGGTCAACTTCGTGGTCCGCCCGTGGTGCAAGACCAGCGACTACTGGGGCGTGTACTTCGCCCTGACCGAAAAGGTGAAGCTGGTCTTCGACCAGGAAGGCATCTCCATCCCCTACCCCCAGCAAGACGTCCACATCTACCCTACTGGGGGAGACGCTGAATAA
- a CDS encoding glycosyltransferase family 2 protein gives MRETVTGLVLTFNGERLLEQCLKSLDFCDELLVVDSQSTDRTREIAEKCGARVVVRPWPGPVDQFNFALKEINTAWVVSLDQDEFLTDELRANIEDRLTANEPIAGYYVPRSSFYFNRFMKHSGWYPDYLFRVFRSGKMEVTASGAHYHFNPIGETGKLSGDILHYPYESFRQHMDKINYYAEEGAAALREKGRKGGPARALLHAVMRFVKLYLLKLGFLDGTAGLCNALAGFYYTFQKYIRVEERGKWGDG, from the coding sequence ATGCGCGAAACCGTGACCGGCCTGGTCCTGACCTTCAATGGCGAGCGGCTGCTCGAACAATGCCTCAAGTCGCTCGATTTCTGCGACGAACTGCTGGTGGTGGATTCGCAGTCCACGGACCGCACCCGCGAGATCGCGGAGAAGTGCGGCGCGCGGGTCGTGGTCCGGCCGTGGCCCGGCCCGGTGGACCAGTTCAACTTCGCGCTGAAGGAAATCAACACCGCCTGGGTGGTCTCGCTGGACCAGGACGAGTTCCTGACCGACGAACTGCGCGCGAACATCGAGGACAGGCTCACGGCCAACGAGCCGATAGCGGGCTATTACGTGCCCCGCAGCTCCTTTTATTTCAACCGGTTCATGAAGCACTCCGGGTGGTACCCGGACTACCTGTTCCGCGTCTTCCGCTCCGGCAAGATGGAGGTCACGGCCTCGGGCGCGCACTACCACTTCAACCCGATCGGCGAGACCGGGAAGCTGTCCGGCGACATCCTGCACTACCCCTACGAGTCCTTCCGGCAGCACATGGACAAGATCAACTACTACGCCGAGGAGGGCGCGGCCGCCCTGCGCGAAAAGGGCCGCAAAGGCGGCCCGGCCCGAGCCCTGCTCCACGCCGTGATGCGCTTCGTCAAGCTCTACCTGCTCAAGCTCGGCTTCCTGGACGGCACCGCCGGGCTGTGCAATGCGCTGGCCGGGTTCTACTACACCTTCCAGAAATACATCCGGGTGGAAGAGCGCGGAAAATGGGGCGACGGATAG
- a CDS encoding uracil-xanthine permease family protein, whose amino-acid sequence MSDVHSTEYNFKLKDALLGAQMLFVAFGALVLVPLLTGLDPNVALFTAGAGTLLFQVITRGKVPVFLASSFAFIAPIIYGVQTWGIPSTMCGLAGAGVLYAILSVLIRIYGSGMLRRVLPPVVTGPVIMVIGLILAPTAVHMAMGRTGDGSAWLVPNNTAMIIAGVALLTTIFASLLGKGWIKLIPIMLGIAAGYATSLILDATGFTAAQQAAFDPGQLQNWTAPALISFGKIAEAPLLEMPKFTFPTWNLEAILFIVPVAIAPAIEHFGDILAIGGISGKDYVKDPGIQNTLLGDGLATSLAACLGGPPNTTYSEVSGAVALTRSFNPAIMTWAAITAIVLAFVGKLGSFLNTIPVPVMGGIMILLFGAITVIGINTLVRAGNDLMLPRNMAIVAIILVFGIGGMSFDLIIVKLGGIGLAGIVGVVLNLILPCKDCNEPLPDEVNPSGPDHHTDL is encoded by the coding sequence ATGAGTGACGTGCATTCCACCGAGTACAATTTCAAACTGAAGGACGCGCTGCTGGGCGCGCAGATGCTCTTCGTGGCATTCGGCGCGCTGGTCCTGGTCCCGCTGCTGACCGGACTGGACCCGAACGTGGCCCTGTTCACTGCGGGCGCGGGCACCCTGCTGTTTCAGGTTATAACCCGAGGCAAGGTCCCGGTGTTCCTGGCGTCCAGCTTCGCCTTCATCGCGCCGATCATCTACGGCGTGCAAACCTGGGGCATCCCGTCCACCATGTGCGGCCTGGCGGGCGCAGGCGTGCTCTACGCCATCCTGAGCGTGCTCATCCGCATCTACGGCTCGGGCATGCTCCGCCGCGTGCTCCCGCCCGTGGTCACCGGCCCGGTGATCATGGTCATCGGCCTGATCCTGGCTCCCACCGCGGTGCACATGGCCATGGGCCGCACCGGCGACGGCTCGGCCTGGCTTGTGCCCAACAACACGGCCATGATCATCGCGGGCGTGGCACTGTTGACCACCATTTTTGCCTCTCTGCTGGGCAAGGGCTGGATCAAGCTGATCCCGATCATGCTCGGCATCGCCGCTGGTTACGCGACCTCCCTGATCCTGGACGCCACCGGCTTCACCGCGGCCCAGCAGGCCGCGTTCGATCCCGGCCAGCTCCAAAACTGGACTGCCCCTGCCCTGATCAGCTTCGGTAAGATCGCCGAGGCCCCGCTCCTGGAAATGCCCAAATTCACGTTCCCTACCTGGAACCTCGAAGCCATCCTGTTCATCGTGCCCGTGGCCATCGCCCCGGCCATTGAGCACTTCGGCGACATCCTGGCCATCGGCGGCATCTCCGGCAAGGACTACGTCAAGGACCCCGGCATCCAGAACACCCTGCTTGGAGACGGACTGGCCACTTCCCTGGCGGCCTGCCTAGGCGGCCCGCCGAACACCACCTACTCGGAGGTTTCCGGGGCCGTGGCCCTGACCCGCTCCTTCAACCCGGCCATCATGACCTGGGCGGCCATCACCGCCATCGTCCTGGCCTTCGTAGGCAAGCTCGGCTCGTTCCTGAATACCATCCCGGTGCCGGTCATGGGCGGCATCATGATCCTGCTCTTCGGTGCCATCACCGTCATCGGCATCAACACCCTGGTGCGCGCGGGCAACGACCTTATGCTGCCGCGCAACATGGCTATCGTGGCCATCATCCTGGTCTTCGGCATCGGCGGCATGAGTTTCGACCTGATCATCGTCAAGCTCGGCGGTATCGGCCTGGCCGGTATTGTGGGCGTCGTCCTGAACCTGATCCTGCCCTGCAAGGACTGCAACGAGCCGCTGCCCGACGAGGTCAACCCGTCCGGCCCGGACCACCACACCGACCTCTAA
- the upp gene encoding uracil phosphoribosyltransferase yields the protein MALHLVDHPLIRHKVGLLRQHDISTSHFRTLANEITRLLTYEATKDFETEKKTIKGWAGKVEVDCIKGKKVTVVPILRAGLGMLDGVYDMIPGAKASVVGFYRNEETLEPVQYYVKLAKNIEERIALILDPMLATGGTLNATIKLLKEAGCKSIRGLFLCAAPEGIERILTEHPDVDIYTAAVDEKLNDVGYIIPGLGDAGDKIFGTK from the coding sequence ATGGCCTTACACCTGGTCGACCACCCGCTTATCCGGCACAAGGTTGGTCTACTCCGTCAGCACGACATTTCCACCAGCCACTTCCGGACGCTGGCCAACGAGATCACCCGTCTGCTGACCTATGAGGCGACCAAGGATTTCGAGACCGAAAAGAAGACCATCAAGGGATGGGCGGGCAAGGTCGAGGTGGACTGCATCAAGGGCAAGAAGGTTACCGTGGTGCCCATCCTGCGCGCAGGCCTGGGCATGCTTGACGGCGTGTACGACATGATCCCCGGCGCCAAGGCGTCGGTTGTCGGCTTTTACCGCAACGAGGAGACGCTGGAGCCCGTCCAGTACTACGTCAAGCTGGCCAAGAACATCGAAGAGCGCATAGCCCTGATTCTGGACCCCATGCTGGCCACGGGCGGTACTCTGAACGCGACCATCAAGCTGCTCAAGGAAGCGGGCTGCAAGTCCATTCGCGGCCTGTTCCTGTGCGCCGCGCCCGAGGGCATCGAGCGCATCCTGACCGAACACCCCGACGTGGACATCTACACCGCGGCGGTGGACGAAAAATTGAACGACGTAGGCTATATCATCCCCGGTCTCGGTGACGCGGGGGACAAGATATTCGGAACCAAGTAG
- a CDS encoding dephospho-CoA kinase, producing MTNEKSEQRWERTVPEADAGLRLDKFWGRELAGEGVSRGRIKAWVESGLALVDGEVAAKGNRKLMPGQTVSIRAAGPEPGELAAEPVRGDIQAVFEDADMLVVVKPAGLTTHPAPGEPGPTLVNLLVHRWPDIAAENSSMDPQRPGIVHRLDKDTSGLMAVARTEPARLALSASFAERRTFKVYLALVHGCPEPDRGTIDAPMGRHPHHKTRMAVLPKGGREARSDYRVLWTGPRGLASLVAVRIHTGRTHQIRVHMAHIGHPLLGDAVYGARENAEWSRRPDRLAGLAPRQMLHAFYLSVPHPATGEPVTRWLAPPEDFRTLFAGLTRECLRVGIVGMPGGGKSALLKALRDLGRPCFSADESVAGLYAPGGDGAAMIKQRFGGRYTLDDGGVDKPGLFAAMRGSEAVRREVMDMVHPMVRHQCEAFFQVHRDEPVAYAEIPLLLEGGWHKSGMVDLVAGVHCPEAKRTGELRKLRRLSPEILAVFDSWQWPEADKLAACDVVVNNDKGLAELAAGARNLDETANAAWEQRNREFADWMDRLWPELAGELAGEQAGRGEA from the coding sequence ATGACGAACGAGAAATCCGAACAGCGGTGGGAGCGGACCGTTCCAGAGGCAGACGCTGGGTTGCGCCTGGACAAGTTCTGGGGCCGCGAGTTGGCCGGGGAGGGCGTCTCCCGAGGCCGTATCAAGGCCTGGGTCGAGTCCGGCCTGGCCCTTGTCGACGGCGAGGTCGCGGCCAAGGGCAACCGGAAGCTCATGCCGGGCCAGACCGTGTCCATCCGGGCCGCCGGGCCCGAGCCGGGCGAGCTCGCGGCCGAACCGGTCCGGGGCGACATCCAGGCCGTGTTCGAGGACGCCGACATGCTCGTGGTCGTCAAGCCCGCGGGGCTGACCACCCACCCCGCGCCCGGCGAACCCGGCCCCACTTTGGTCAACCTGCTTGTTCATCGGTGGCCGGACATCGCGGCCGAGAACAGCTCCATGGACCCGCAGCGGCCCGGCATCGTCCACCGCCTGGACAAGGACACCTCCGGGCTCATGGCCGTGGCCCGGACCGAACCGGCGCGCCTGGCCCTGTCCGCGAGTTTCGCCGAGCGCAGGACCTTCAAGGTCTATCTGGCCCTGGTCCACGGGTGCCCCGAGCCCGACCGGGGAACCATCGACGCGCCCATGGGCCGCCACCCGCACCACAAGACGCGCATGGCCGTGCTGCCCAAGGGCGGGCGCGAGGCCCGCAGCGACTACCGGGTGCTCTGGACCGGACCGCGCGGCCTGGCCTCCCTGGTGGCCGTGCGCATCCACACCGGCCGGACCCACCAGATCCGCGTGCACATGGCCCACATCGGCCACCCGCTCCTCGGCGATGCGGTCTACGGCGCGCGCGAGAACGCCGAGTGGTCGCGGCGGCCCGACCGGCTGGCCGGCCTGGCCCCGCGCCAGATGCTCCACGCCTTTTATCTCTCCGTGCCCCATCCGGCCACGGGCGAGCCGGTGACCCGCTGGCTGGCCCCGCCCGAGGACTTCCGCACGCTCTTCGCCGGGCTGACCCGCGAGTGTCTGCGCGTGGGCATCGTGGGCATGCCGGGCGGCGGCAAGTCCGCGCTGCTCAAGGCCTTGCGCGACCTGGGACGGCCCTGTTTCTCGGCGGACGAGTCCGTGGCCGGACTATACGCTCCGGGCGGCGACGGCGCGGCCATGATCAAGCAGCGGTTCGGCGGGCGCTACACCCTGGACGACGGCGGCGTGGACAAGCCGGGCCTGTTCGCGGCCATGCGCGGGTCCGAGGCCGTGCGCCGCGAGGTCATGGACATGGTCCACCCCATGGTCCGCCACCAGTGCGAGGCATTTTTCCAGGTCCATCGCGACGAGCCCGTGGCCTATGCCGAGATTCCCCTGCTCCTGGAAGGGGGCTGGCACAAGTCCGGCATGGTCGACCTGGTGGCCGGTGTACACTGCCCGGAGGCTAAGCGCACCGGGGAGCTGCGCAAGCTCCGCCGCCTCTCGCCGGAGATCCTGGCCGTGTTCGACTCCTGGCAGTGGCCCGAGGCGGACAAGCTCGCGGCCTGCGACGTGGTCGTGAACAACGACAAGGGGCTGGCCGAGCTGGCCGCCGGGGCGCGCAATCTGGACGAGACCGCGAACGCCGCCTGGGAGCAACGCAACCGGGAGTTTGCGGACTGGATGGACAGGCTGTGGCCCGAGTTGGCCGGTGAACTGGCCGGAGAGCAGGCCGGGAGGGGCGAGGCGTGA
- a CDS encoding rhomboid family intramembrane serine protease: protein MIPIRDNVPRETRPYAVLSIIAVNFIVFLIVYSMTPEARTRIYYLFGVVPARFFEPDWAAWAGFPDTLGWPFLTYMFLHGGWLHVILNMWMLWIFGDNIEDVTGHGWFVLFYVLCGLAAVATHMAFERSSPMPVIGASGAIAGIMGAYIVLYPQGKVLTLIPVFFFPFIFRIPASLFLGFWFVMQIISGVYSTVHSAQNVAWWAHVGGFLTGIVLIRWFRRPGRCRYCYNPDTKDYDPEESGPTSG from the coding sequence GTGATCCCCATCCGCGACAACGTGCCGCGCGAGACCCGGCCCTATGCCGTGTTGTCCATCATCGCCGTCAATTTCATCGTCTTCCTGATCGTCTACAGCATGACGCCCGAGGCCAGGACGCGGATCTACTACCTGTTCGGGGTGGTTCCGGCCCGGTTCTTCGAGCCGGACTGGGCGGCCTGGGCGGGCTTCCCGGATACTCTGGGCTGGCCGTTCCTGACCTACATGTTCCTGCACGGCGGCTGGCTGCACGTCATCCTGAACATGTGGATGCTCTGGATCTTCGGGGACAACATCGAGGACGTCACCGGCCACGGCTGGTTCGTGCTCTTCTACGTGCTCTGTGGCCTGGCCGCCGTGGCCACGCACATGGCCTTCGAGCGGTCCTCGCCCATGCCGGTCATCGGCGCGTCCGGGGCCATCGCCGGGATCATGGGCGCGTACATCGTGCTCTATCCCCAGGGCAAGGTCCTGACCCTGATCCCGGTCTTCTTTTTCCCCTTCATCTTCCGCATCCCCGCATCCCTGTTTCTGGGATTCTGGTTCGTCATGCAGATCATCTCCGGGGTGTACTCCACCGTCCACAGCGCGCAGAACGTGGCCTGGTGGGCGCACGTGGGCGGCTTCCTGACCGGGATCGTCCTGATCCGCTGGTTCCGCCGCCCCGGCCGGTGCCGCTACTGCTACAACCCGGACACCAAGGACTACGACCCCGAGGAATCGGGGCCGACTTCTGGTTAA
- a CDS encoding nicotinate-nucleotide adenylyltransferase, which translates to MHPLGFIHGRFQVLHNDHLVYLLAGKELCERLIIGVTNPDAATTREEATNPERSSRESNPLTFEERKAMIEAALMEAGVDRHAFSVIPFPINCPELLEGCAPRDAVYYLTIYDDWGREKLKRFQALGLTTHVMWERPQSEKGICGTDVRAAIRDGGEWRHLVPPAVATLVDRWQLAERFRTL; encoded by the coding sequence ATGCACCCCCTCGGCTTCATCCACGGACGGTTCCAGGTCCTGCACAACGACCATCTGGTCTACCTGCTGGCGGGCAAAGAGTTGTGCGAGCGGCTGATCATCGGCGTGACCAACCCGGACGCGGCCACCACCCGCGAGGAGGCCACCAACCCGGAGCGGTCCAGCCGGGAGAGCAACCCCCTGACCTTCGAGGAACGCAAGGCCATGATCGAGGCCGCCCTGATGGAGGCCGGGGTGGACCGACACGCATTTTCCGTGATTCCCTTCCCGATCAACTGCCCGGAGCTGCTCGAAGGATGCGCCCCGCGCGACGCGGTCTACTACCTGACCATCTACGACGACTGGGGGCGGGAGAAGCTCAAGCGGTTCCAGGCGCTGGGCCTGACCACCCACGTCATGTGGGAGCGTCCCCAAAGCGAAAAGGGCATCTGCGGCACGGACGTGCGCGCGGCCATCCGCGACGGCGGCGAGTGGCGCCACCTGGTTCCCCCGGCGGTGGCCACCCTGGTGGACCGCTGGCAACTGGCCGAACGGTTCAGGACGCTCTAA
- a CDS encoding alkaline phosphatase family protein — protein MPDTCILVLLDGLGDRSHPCLGDRTPLQAAATPCLDRLAALSATGLYHATFFGQPLPSENAHFALFGGLPEEFPGRGALEALGAGLDLGPDDVALLTHFAHIGPDADNRLTLLHDKVPATPGEADALFAALPPFESEGVAASLHPVGGLFGVLVLRGEVSPFVTDTNPMVDGRILPRPLPLKDHEDRAALRTAHVLEQYLLRAHRTLSALPFNRERERAGQVPANGLVTQRAGRLTRCPTMRRRYGLRALSIATGAMYAGLARFTGMDFLKARDTDDPGADLAERIRLALDRVDDYDFIHVHTKRPDQAAHTKDPEAKVRVIESLDRGLGEVADAVLADQRLLLAVTADHSTPSCGALIHSGEPVPLLFSGRGVRRDRVAAFDEVSVAGGALGCMRGREFLFTVLNYLDRARLEGIRDTPEPVEYWPGDHSPFILDPQE, from the coding sequence ATGCCTGACACATGCATCCTGGTCCTGCTGGACGGCCTGGGCGACCGGTCCCATCCCTGCCTCGGCGACCGCACTCCGCTCCAGGCGGCGGCCACGCCGTGCCTGGACCGACTGGCCGCCCTCTCCGCCACCGGACTATACCACGCCACCTTCTTCGGCCAGCCCCTGCCCTCGGAGAACGCCCACTTCGCCCTGTTCGGCGGGCTGCCCGAGGAGTTCCCGGGACGCGGCGCACTGGAGGCCCTGGGCGCGGGGTTGGACCTCGGCCCCGACGACGTGGCCCTGCTCACCCACTTCGCCCACATCGGCCCGGACGCGGACAACCGGTTGACCCTGCTCCACGACAAGGTCCCGGCCACCCCCGGCGAGGCCGACGCCCTGTTCGCCGCCCTGCCGCCCTTCGAGTCCGAGGGAGTGGCCGCCTCCCTGCACCCGGTGGGCGGTCTGTTCGGCGTGCTGGTCCTGCGCGGCGAGGTCTCGCCCTTTGTCACGGACACCAACCCCATGGTGGACGGACGGATCCTGCCCCGCCCCCTGCCGCTCAAGGATCACGAGGACCGGGCCGCGCTGCGCACGGCGCACGTCCTGGAGCAATATCTCCTGCGGGCGCACCGCACCCTCTCGGCCCTGCCCTTCAACCGCGAGCGGGAGCGGGCCGGGCAGGTCCCGGCCAACGGGCTGGTCACCCAACGGGCCGGGCGGCTGACCCGCTGCCCGACCATGCGCCGGCGGTACGGATTGCGCGCGCTGTCCATCGCCACCGGGGCCATGTACGCCGGGCTGGCCCGGTTCACGGGCATGGATTTCCTGAAGGCGCGCGACACGGACGATCCGGGCGCGGACCTGGCCGAGCGCATCCGGCTGGCGCTCGACCGCGTGGACGACTATGATTTCATACACGTGCACACCAAGAGACCGGACCAGGCGGCCCACACCAAGGACCCCGAGGCCAAGGTCCGGGTCATCGAGTCCCTGGACCGGGGGCTCGGCGAGGTGGCCGACGCCGTCCTGGCAGACCAACGCCTGCTCCTGGCCGTGACCGCAGACCATTCCACCCCGAGCTGCGGCGCGCTGATCCATTCGGGCGAGCCCGTGCCGCTGCTGTTCTCTGGCCGAGGCGTTCGCCGCGACCGGGTCGCCGCCTTCGACGAGGTCTCCGTGGCCGGAGGTGCGCTGGGCTGCATGCGCGGCCGCGAGTTCCTGTTCACGGTCCTCAACTATCTCGACCGCGCCCGGCTGGAGGGCATCCGCGACACACCCGAGCCGGTGGAATACTGGCCGGGCGATCACTCCCCGTTCATCCTCGATCCCCAGGAGTAA
- a CDS encoding PHP domain-containing protein, whose translation MLIDLHVHSTCSPCSILKPSEILSNARSLGLDAVCITDHDTMSILTQCREGFQPDGLLLIVGMEYTTDQGDYLIFGNVRSLPQGLSAEALLPAVRDLGGAAISAHPCRTWRPADPVIFDRGLCTIAEAENGRNTNVENDLAMSLIAGHDMTAVAGSDAHSLSELGRCPTRFTVPVNSTRDLVEALNRGQCRPSMVHRSAA comes from the coding sequence ATGCTGATAGACCTTCACGTCCATTCCACCTGCTCCCCGTGCAGCATCCTGAAGCCTTCGGAGATTCTGAGCAACGCTCGTTCCCTGGGGTTGGATGCCGTTTGTATCACCGATCACGACACCATGTCCATTCTGACACAATGCCGGGAGGGATTTCAGCCCGACGGGCTGCTCCTCATCGTGGGCATGGAGTACACCACGGACCAGGGCGACTACCTGATCTTCGGGAACGTACGCTCCCTCCCCCAGGGGCTGTCCGCCGAGGCGCTGCTGCCGGCGGTGCGCGACCTGGGCGGCGCGGCCATATCGGCGCACCCGTGCCGAACCTGGCGTCCGGCGGACCCGGTCATCTTCGACCGGGGGCTGTGCACCATCGCCGAGGCCGAGAACGGGCGCAACACCAATGTCGAGAACGACCTGGCCATGAGCCTGATCGCGGGACACGACATGACCGCCGTGGCCGGGTCCGACGCCCACTCCCTGAGCGAACTCGGCCGCTGCCCGACACGGTTCACCGTGCCGGTCAACTCCACCAGGGACCTGGTCGAGGCCCTCAACCGGGGTCAGTGCCGTCCCTCCATGGTGCACCGCTCGGCGGCCTGA
- a CDS encoding BON domain-containing protein, with the protein MRHSHPLIPAMLILCLALPCLAWTPWGAIYDSARDERSVGDQAADKKISLSIKADLADKDSKLALKVHVYSFLKHVYLVGAINDAAFRAFAVKTAKGTEGVTKVTSYFKPETDTTADDLELAAKVRAELIGNGDLSSTQIEQEVMNGEVVLLGMVRSKKDAALAVKVARGVKGVRKVTSFLIPPK; encoded by the coding sequence ATGCGTCATTCTCATCCACTCATTCCCGCCATGCTGATCCTTTGCCTTGCCCTGCCCTGCCTGGCCTGGACCCCGTGGGGGGCCATCTACGACAGCGCGCGCGACGAACGCAGCGTGGGCGACCAGGCCGCGGACAAGAAAATATCCCTGTCCATCAAGGCCGACCTGGCGGACAAGGATTCCAAGTTGGCCCTGAAGGTCCACGTCTATTCCTTCCTCAAGCACGTCTATCTGGTGGGCGCGATCAACGACGCCGCCTTCCGCGCCTTTGCGGTGAAGACGGCCAAGGGGACCGAAGGGGTGACCAAGGTGACCAGCTACTTCAAGCCCGAGACCGATACCACGGCCGACGACCTGGAGCTGGCGGCCAAAGTGCGCGCCGAGCTCATCGGCAACGGCGATCTGAGCTCAACCCAAATCGAGCAGGAGGTCATGAACGGCGAGGTGGTGCTGCTCGGCATGGTGCGCAGCAAGAAGGACGCCGCCCTCGCCGTGAAGGTGGCCAGGGGCGTCAAGGGCGTGCGCAAGGTCACGTCCTTTCTGATTCCGCCGAAGTAG